In Natranaerobius trueperi, the genomic stretch TGCAGCTTTGTATTTCAGCACTTGGATAAACAGCATGTATTGCATCAGAAAAACCTTTCAAACCATCTATTGATACAATTAAAATATCTTCTACTCCTCGGTTCTTTAATTCATTAATAATCTTTAACCAGTACTTAGAACTTTCGTTTTCTCCTATCCAAATACCTAAGACATCTTTCATACC encodes the following:
- a CDS encoding transposase, with the translated sequence GMKDVLGIWIGENESSKYWLKIINELKNRGVEDILIVSIDGLKGFSDAIHAVYPSAEIQSCIIHQIRNSTKYISYKDRKEFCNDLKNVYRAPTEEVALTE